In one window of Candidatus Poribacteria bacterium DNA:
- the rseP gene encoding RIP metalloprotease RseP, whose amino-acid sequence MQFLIDLLFSILPYIKTIFLAIIPLGFIIFIHELGHFYAAKRCGIKVNTFSLGFGPKLIGIQRGETEYRISLLPFGGYVQMEGESPTEQTGAEGEFASASLGDRAFVVAAGPAVNLIFGILVYWLVFATGINSDSARLIGGLTGQTLGTKEPIQIGGIAPEGAGAKAGLMPGDTVLAVNGDPITHWAVFHTRILTSADRELEVLVERDGTHRTLYVTPEAVPSTRGDIGIIKVSAKDKTVVRDIADGSLAAQAGVQVGDLIETINGEPIHNVPYFGYGIWHPSADWSAEKRQALYQHINENEQSVMLGIRRGDEARTIEMPVHWSTIASVQENSIAAKAGIQNGDVLATLNGEPIDNTTLYSQLNTMTREPIVLNLIHDGNLIEVSLVDEFQISDPDAPPFGLAWQTALSGIQFTAQTPPLPEYDFFASLGKGVEATWLTFTTVGRTLQQLIGGEVSPKHLAGPIGIANATSRMFERVGLSSVLFFIGFISINLCIVNLLPIPIADGGQLLFFTVEKICGKPMPRKAQEIVQQVSIVLLIALFLYITWFDGISLIHDLQN is encoded by the coding sequence ATGCAATTCTTGATCGACCTTCTCTTTTCAATACTCCCATACATCAAAACGATCTTTCTTGCGATAATCCCACTCGGGTTCATCATTTTTATTCATGAACTCGGGCACTTCTATGCAGCGAAGCGGTGTGGGATTAAGGTCAATACCTTCTCCCTCGGCTTCGGTCCGAAACTCATCGGGATTCAACGCGGAGAGACAGAATACCGGATATCCTTGTTACCCTTCGGCGGCTACGTTCAGATGGAAGGCGAGAGCCCAACCGAACAAACCGGCGCGGAAGGTGAATTTGCAAGCGCGTCCCTCGGAGATCGGGCATTTGTTGTCGCTGCGGGACCAGCGGTTAACCTCATATTCGGCATACTCGTATACTGGCTCGTCTTTGCCACGGGAATCAACTCGGACTCCGCACGGCTGATCGGTGGGTTGACAGGACAAACGCTCGGGACAAAAGAACCCATCCAGATCGGTGGAATCGCTCCTGAAGGCGCAGGTGCTAAAGCCGGGCTCATGCCCGGAGATACTGTTCTTGCTGTCAATGGCGATCCTATCACACATTGGGCAGTGTTTCATACCCGTATCTTGACGAGTGCTGATAGAGAACTGGAAGTCCTCGTGGAACGAGATGGCACCCATCGAACCCTTTACGTCACACCTGAAGCCGTGCCAAGTACAAGGGGCGACATAGGGATCATTAAGGTAAGTGCAAAAGATAAAACGGTCGTTCGAGACATCGCTGATGGAAGCCTCGCTGCGCAAGCCGGTGTCCAAGTCGGCGACCTCATTGAGACCATCAATGGCGAACCGATCCATAATGTTCCATACTTCGGCTACGGGATCTGGCACCCATCGGCAGACTGGAGCGCGGAAAAGCGTCAGGCACTTTATCAGCACATCAATGAAAACGAACAGTCTGTGATGCTCGGCATTCGCCGCGGTGATGAAGCACGCACAATCGAAATGCCGGTTCATTGGAGTACGATCGCAAGCGTTCAAGAGAATAGTATCGCTGCAAAAGCCGGGATTCAGAATGGAGACGTACTCGCCACTCTTAACGGTGAACCGATAGACAACACCACGCTCTATTCACAACTCAACACTATGACGAGAGAGCCGATTGTCCTGAATCTCATCCACGACGGAAACCTAATAGAGGTATCCCTTGTAGATGAGTTTCAAATTTCAGACCCAGACGCACCACCCTTTGGATTGGCGTGGCAAACGGCTCTCAGTGGCATACAATTCACGGCGCAAACACCACCACTGCCAGAATATGATTTTTTTGCATCACTCGGAAAAGGGGTCGAGGCAACGTGGCTGACCTTTACAACCGTAGGCAGAACACTGCAACAACTAATAGGCGGTGAAGTTTCACCGAAACACCTCGCCGGTCCGATCGGAATCGCGAACGCAACAAGCCGCATGTTTGAAAGAGTCGGTTTAAGCAGCGTTCTTTTCTTTATTGGGTTTATTAGCATCAACCTTTGCATCGTCAACCTCTTACCGATTCCAATCGCAGATGGTGGACAGCTCCTATTTTTCACCGTTGAGAAAATCTGTGGCAAACCGATGCCTCGCAAAGCACAAGAGATTGTCCAACAGGTTAGCATTGTGCTCCTGATTGCTCTTTTTCTCTATATCACTTGGTTTGATGGCATCTCTCTGATTCACGACCTGCAGAATTAA
- the priA gene encoding primosomal protein N', translating to MDYVNVAFPLSVNQVFTYGVPSQLDTVLQPGVRVLAPFRRTHEEGVVVERIKETDLDPDVIKDISDCLDETPTFSSEMLTLTRWMADYYVSSWGAALFSAVPAAVRSQRQQRVRLIPEAPKPRGKIQKALVSTLEAEGELSPNQLARRIGLSERELRPRITALREKGVVDVQVTHKPKATAQVTQVASLALPDTDIKAEIAELKSHANTDSSVSASSASRPRIAATKHAAILQLLLNEAVPLATAELMKRVNTGISILRTLERRGFIHIKPAQVVRNPLNAEPIAPTQPLLLTAEQLRAFLEIRHALASQAQNKAEHPPTFLLHGVTGSGKTEVYMQAMADILKNGKSVIVLVPEISLTPQTASRFVGRFGEQVAILHSRLSNGERYDQWHRIQRGEASIVIGPRSAVFAPVKNLGLLVIDEEHSDSYKSDTAPRYHAREVAQKRSELANCPVLLGSATPALESFHLAKNGSYRLLNLPTRVLDRKMPEVHIVDMRRELKKGNRTIFSDLLRSAMEQCLVRREQIILFLNRRGHSTYVFCRTCGYVEQCNNCSISMTFHFESKQLICHHCGDKRPNQTTCPQCGSPAIRYFGLGTESVEQEVRKAFPKANIQRFDADSTARKNAHQQILEAFEGQKIDILIGTQMVSKGLDFPNVTLVGVIAADTALNLPDFRAGEQTFSLLTQVAGRSGRAELEGKVVIQTYMPEHYCIAAAQKHDYDGFYSQELEARNAFRYPPFSHVATLLLRGKNEKEVIDTAHTVQEHLETWQTDHGASPHPVEILGPAPAPLSKIEGKFRWHFLLRSNAVEKISQLLRYLTHEPPVTIKSNAVELVIDIDPTNTL from the coding sequence ATGGACTACGTGAACGTTGCTTTTCCGTTATCAGTCAATCAGGTTTTTACCTACGGCGTGCCGTCTCAGCTCGATACAGTTTTGCAGCCCGGCGTCCGAGTCTTAGCACCGTTTCGTAGAACGCATGAGGAAGGAGTCGTCGTTGAACGTATCAAGGAAACAGATCTTGATCCGGACGTTATCAAAGACATCTCCGACTGCCTCGATGAGACCCCTACATTTTCTTCTGAGATGCTCACGCTCACCAGGTGGATGGCGGATTACTACGTCTCCTCATGGGGAGCAGCCCTTTTTTCTGCCGTGCCAGCCGCAGTGCGTAGCCAAAGGCAGCAACGCGTACGCCTTATACCTGAAGCACCAAAACCGCGGGGTAAAATCCAAAAAGCACTCGTCTCTACTTTGGAAGCAGAGGGTGAGCTTTCACCCAATCAACTTGCCCGACGCATCGGTTTAAGCGAGCGAGAACTCCGTCCAAGGATTACTGCCCTCCGTGAAAAAGGTGTTGTAGATGTCCAGGTTACCCACAAACCGAAAGCGACCGCGCAGGTAACCCAAGTCGCGAGTTTAGCCTTACCAGACACCGATATTAAAGCAGAGATCGCCGAACTTAAAAGCCACGCAAATACTGATAGCAGTGTATCTGCATCGTCTGCAAGTAGACCCCGTATCGCTGCCACGAAGCACGCTGCGATCCTGCAACTCTTGCTCAACGAAGCTGTTCCTTTAGCAACAGCAGAACTTATGAAACGGGTAAACACTGGTATTTCTATACTCCGCACGCTCGAAAGACGTGGATTTATCCATATTAAACCTGCGCAAGTCGTTCGTAATCCCCTAAATGCTGAACCGATTGCGCCGACCCAACCCCTGCTGCTGACTGCAGAACAGTTAAGGGCATTTTTGGAAATTCGACATGCACTCGCGTCCCAAGCTCAGAACAAAGCCGAACACCCGCCGACTTTTCTCCTGCACGGCGTGACCGGTAGCGGAAAAACGGAGGTGTACATGCAGGCGATGGCGGATATCCTCAAAAACGGAAAATCGGTCATCGTCCTGGTCCCAGAAATCTCGCTGACACCGCAAACTGCGTCTCGGTTCGTCGGGCGTTTTGGCGAACAGGTCGCTATCCTCCACAGTCGCTTGAGTAACGGCGAACGCTACGACCAATGGCACCGTATCCAGAGAGGCGAAGCCAGTATTGTAATTGGACCGCGCTCTGCTGTCTTCGCACCCGTCAAAAATCTCGGATTGTTGGTTATAGATGAGGAGCATTCGGACTCTTACAAATCCGATACCGCACCGCGTTATCACGCGCGAGAGGTAGCACAAAAACGGAGTGAACTCGCAAACTGTCCCGTCCTACTTGGAAGTGCAACCCCGGCACTTGAGAGTTTTCATCTCGCAAAAAATGGAAGTTACCGACTCCTCAACTTACCGACGCGTGTTCTCGACAGAAAGATGCCCGAGGTCCATATCGTCGATATGCGACGCGAATTGAAGAAGGGCAACCGCACGATCTTCTCCGATCTGCTCCGAAGCGCAATGGAGCAATGTCTTGTCCGGCGAGAACAGATTATCCTGTTTCTCAATCGGCGCGGACATTCTACCTACGTTTTCTGTCGAACCTGTGGGTATGTCGAACAGTGCAACAACTGCTCTATCTCAATGACGTTTCACTTTGAGAGCAAGCAACTTATCTGTCACCACTGCGGCGATAAACGTCCAAACCAGACAACGTGTCCACAGTGTGGCAGTCCTGCCATTCGCTATTTTGGACTCGGCACAGAATCTGTCGAGCAGGAGGTACGGAAAGCCTTTCCAAAAGCCAACATACAACGGTTTGATGCTGATTCGACGGCTCGGAAAAACGCACATCAGCAAATCTTAGAGGCATTTGAAGGTCAAAAAATAGACATTCTCATAGGCACACAGATGGTCTCGAAAGGATTAGACTTCCCAAACGTTACACTTGTCGGGGTCATTGCTGCTGATACCGCACTGAACTTGCCTGACTTCCGAGCCGGTGAACAGACCTTCAGTTTACTAACGCAGGTCGCAGGACGTTCTGGACGCGCCGAACTCGAAGGCAAAGTCGTCATACAGACCTATATGCCTGAGCATTACTGCATCGCAGCCGCACAGAAACATGATTACGACGGTTTTTATTCCCAAGAACTCGAAGCGCGGAATGCCTTCCGATACCCGCCATTTTCACACGTCGCAACACTCTTACTCCGCGGTAAAAATGAGAAAGAGGTTATAGACACTGCGCACACCGTGCAGGAGCATCTCGAAACCTGGCAGACGGATCACGGAGCAAGCCCACATCCTGTGGAAATCCTCGGTCCCGCACCGGCACCGCTCTCGAAAATTGAGGGGAAATTTCGGTGGCATTTCTTGCTCCGAAGCAACGCCGTTGAAAAAATAAGTCAACTTCTTAGGTACCTAACGCACGAGCCACCCGTCACAATTAAATCAAACGCAGTTGAACTTGTGATTGACATCGATCCAACAAATACACTATGA
- a CDS encoding 1-deoxy-D-xylulose-5-phosphate reductoisomerase: MKQIAILGSTGSIGKNALRVVDTHPDEFKVVGLAANRDIDTLEQQIRHYHPELAALNEPTAAAQLRERIRDLNRTQVLAGTQGLQAVATMAQAEQVLDGMGGSAGLLPTLAAIDAGKDIAFVNKEVMVMAGALVNAAVEANDVNLIPIDGEMSAIFQCLEGARERQAEIHRLLITASGGPFRTAPKETLYSVTPQQALQHPNWKMGQKITIDSATMMNKGLEVIEAKWLFDIELSKIEVVVHPESIVHSMVEWTDGSTIAQLGPTDMRIMIQYALTYPRRLSAPVPRLDLQENRTLHFEPVDFEKFPCLSLAYNAAEVGGTLPVVLSSADEIVVEAFLNTHIGFMDIPAILARVMDKHTVIANPTLSDILEVDRWAKSTANSLIKNNRQPKKTTVSHQ; the protein is encoded by the coding sequence ATGAAGCAAATTGCCATACTCGGTAGCACGGGATCTATTGGGAAAAACGCCCTTCGCGTCGTTGATACACATCCTGATGAATTTAAAGTCGTCGGCCTCGCAGCGAACCGGGACATTGATACGCTTGAACAGCAGATTCGGCACTACCACCCCGAATTAGCCGCACTCAACGAACCAACCGCAGCAGCACAGCTCCGCGAACGTATTCGGGATCTCAATCGGACACAGGTACTCGCCGGGACCCAAGGACTTCAAGCCGTAGCAACGATGGCACAAGCCGAACAAGTCTTAGATGGGATGGGCGGGAGTGCTGGCTTGCTACCAACGCTGGCAGCGATCGACGCTGGTAAAGACATCGCTTTCGTCAATAAAGAGGTCATGGTGATGGCAGGTGCGCTCGTCAACGCCGCTGTCGAAGCAAACGATGTTAACTTGATACCCATTGATGGCGAAATGAGTGCCATCTTCCAATGCTTGGAAGGGGCGCGGGAACGACAGGCAGAGATACATCGACTCTTAATTACGGCATCAGGCGGACCCTTTCGCACAGCACCCAAGGAGACACTCTATTCTGTAACACCGCAACAGGCACTTCAACACCCAAATTGGAAAATGGGACAGAAGATCACTATCGATTCTGCAACGATGATGAATAAGGGACTGGAAGTCATCGAAGCGAAATGGTTGTTTGATATAGAACTCTCAAAAATTGAGGTCGTGGTCCATCCAGAGAGTATCGTTCATTCCATGGTCGAATGGACAGACGGCTCCACAATCGCACAACTCGGACCCACGGATATGCGGATTATGATTCAATATGCACTCACCTATCCAAGGAGGCTCTCCGCACCCGTGCCACGCTTGGATTTACAGGAGAACCGAACGCTACATTTTGAACCCGTTGACTTCGAGAAATTTCCGTGCCTCTCTCTCGCATACAATGCCGCTGAAGTCGGCGGCACACTTCCCGTCGTATTGAGCAGTGCAGACGAAATCGTAGTTGAGGCTTTTCTTAACACGCATATCGGTTTTATGGATATACCCGCAATCCTCGCACGTGTGATGGATAAACATACTGTCATCGCAAATCCAACGCTTTCGGACATCCTTGAGGTCGATCGTTGGGCAAAATCAACAGCAAACTCACTCATAAAAAATAACAGACAACCTAAAAAAACAACCGTCAGCCATCAGTAA
- a CDS encoding uracil-DNA glycosylase encodes MDRDDLRKDYIQLIASVREYVEEQLQLGFTELEENEPEHDSPYADFDLSALTADAENCVKCPLHETRTKVVFGVGNPNADLMFIGEAPGADEDRQGEPFVGRAGQLLTQIIEAGMKIKRSEVYIANVLKCRPPGNRNPQPVEVETCSPYLIRQIELVQPKVIVALGSFAAQMLLGTKTGITRLRGEFHACNVPGLRVPPHRTPPVIMPTYHPAYLLRNPGAKREVWEDVQKVMARLETP; translated from the coding sequence ATGGATAGGGATGATCTCAGAAAAGATTACATACAACTCATTGCAAGTGTGAGGGAATACGTGGAAGAACAACTTCAACTCGGTTTCACAGAATTAGAAGAAAACGAACCTGAACACGATTCGCCTTATGCAGACTTCGACCTATCGGCGTTGACTGCCGATGCCGAGAATTGCGTAAAGTGTCCGTTACACGAGACACGGACGAAGGTCGTTTTCGGGGTCGGAAACCCAAACGCCGATCTCATGTTCATCGGTGAAGCACCGGGAGCAGATGAAGACAGGCAGGGCGAGCCTTTTGTGGGTAGAGCCGGGCAACTATTGACCCAAATTATTGAGGCAGGCATGAAAATTAAACGCTCAGAGGTATACATCGCCAATGTGCTGAAGTGCCGTCCACCGGGGAACAGGAATCCGCAACCCGTTGAGGTCGAAACTTGTAGTCCTTATTTAATTCGCCAAATAGAACTTGTTCAACCCAAGGTCATCGTCGCACTCGGTAGTTTCGCCGCACAGATGTTACTGGGTACAAAAACCGGTATTACCAGACTTCGCGGTGAATTCCATGCCTGTAATGTTCCTGGATTGCGTGTTCCGCCACACAGAACGCCGCCAGTCATTATGCCGACTTACCATCCCGCGTACCTCCTCAGGAATCCGGGTGCCAAACGCGAGGTATGGGAAGACGTTCAAAAGGTAATGGCTCGTCTGGAAACGCCATAA